A stretch of the Erpetoichthys calabaricus chromosome 3, fErpCal1.3, whole genome shotgun sequence genome encodes the following:
- the LOC127527118 gene encoding trace amine-associated receptor 4-like: MNSTWYNVDNLEECNEVYKSFAFKIAMYSVLTIAVLLTVGGNLFVIMSIVYFKQLKSPKHVLIFSLAMVDLLLGICVLPFSMVRTVETYWYLGSFFCRLHTCLDILFCTSSVFHLCFIAIDRYYAVCDPLRYASIINTRIAWWLAVLGWVIPVIYSFGFIYTKSNDPGLDDLVAIFSLNGNCVLLFNKLWALLDSLVFLLPCFAMIVIYIKIFMVAKKQARNIEIMENRIQWLKECRTKLRRNREQKAAKTLGILMGVFLVCWVPYYTNSLIDAFSDISISSAVFEIVLWLGYMNSTFNPMIYAFFYPWFRKALKIMVTCRCMNPNSSSEQLNIE; encoded by the coding sequence atgaattCAACCTGGTATAATGTTGATAACCTGGAGGAATGTAATGAAGTCTACAAATCTTTTGCCTTTAAGATTGCTATGTATTCAGTTCTTACCATAGCTGTGCTATTAACTGTTGGTGGCAACTTATTTGTAATTATGTCGATCGTCTATTTTAAGCAGCTCAAATCTCCAAAACATGTGTTAATTTTTTCCTTAGCTATGGTTGATCTTCTTCTGGGAATATGTGTTCTTCCTTTCAGCATGGTTAGAACAGTTGAAACATACTGGTATCTGGGGTCATTTTTTTGCAGACTGCACACATGTTTagatattttgttttgtacatcatcagtttttcatttgtgtttcattGCCATAGATCGCTACTATGCAGTATGTGATCCACTTCGATATGCAAGTATCATCAACACAAGAATTGCATGGTGGCTAGCAGTCTTAGGATGGGTCATACCAGTAATTTACAGCTTTGGCTTCATTTACACCAAATCCAATGACCCTGGATTGGATGATTTAGTTGCTATTTTTTCATTGAATGGTAATTGTGTCTTGCTGTTTAATAAACTGTGGGCGCTGCTTGATTCCCTTGTTTTTCTTCTGCCCTGTTTTGCTATGATTGTTATATACATTAAAATTTTTATGGTAGCTAAAAAGCAGGCTAGAAACATAGAGATAATGGAAAACAGAATACAGTGGCTGAAAGAATGCAGAACAAAACTGAGAAGAAATCGGGAACAAAAGGCTGCAAAAACATTAGGGATCTTAATGGGAGTCTTTTTGGTTTGCTGGGTCCCATATTATACCAATTCACTGATAGATGCTTTTAGTGATATTTCAATTTCATCAGCTGTTTTTGAAATAGTTTTGTGGCTAGGTTACATGAATTCTACCTTTAATCCAATGATTTATGCTTTCTTTTACCCATGGTTTAGAAAGGCTCTCAAGATTATGGTAACATGCAGATGTATGAATCCTAACTCTTCAAGTGAACAGCTGAATATAGAATGA
- the LOC114649484 gene encoding trace amine-associated receptor 4-like, translated as MNLSLLSEELVEYCFENVSNSCVKVNRSLALKIVMYFLLVFTVVLTVFGNLFVMISISHFKQLHSPNNVLVLSLANADFLVGLLVLPFCIIRSVETCWYWGSFLCRLHTCMDLLLCTVSIYHLCFIAIDRYYAICEPLHYTRKINYKVISLFIFLAWMIPGVCSFGIIYSKSNEQGLEDVLAILTCEGGCLLLYNKLWALLGPLIFIAPCVVMIGIYTKIFCVAKRQAKIANNRERKILSDEDNKMRVTQKREQKAAKTLGIIMGIFLLCWLPFFIDIAVDVYVDFSTPMAISETITWLGYVNSAFNPLIYALFYPWFRKALKMIVTGRIFSSGSSDIQLYTQ; from the coding sequence ATGAATTTAAGTCTGTTGTCAGAAGAACTAGTAGAATATTGCTTTGAAAATGTAAGTAACTCCTGTGTAAAAGTCAACAGATCCTTGGCTCTTAAAATTGTTATGTATTTCTTGCTTGTTTTCACTGTTGTGCTCACTGTCTTTGGGAATCTGTTTGTTATGATTTCAATTTCTCACTTTAAACAGCTTCATTCACCAAACAATGTGCTGGTCCTTTCTTTAGCAAATGCAGATTTCTTAGTTGGGTTGCTCGTATTGCCATTTTGCATTATAAGATCCGTTGAAACTTGCTGGTACTGGGGCTCTTTCTTATGTAGACTGCACACATGCATGGATTTGTTACTTTGTACTGTTTCCATTTACCACTTGTGTTTTATAGCAATAGATCGCTACTATGCGATTTGCGAACCACTTCACTACACAAGAAAAATCAACTataaagttatttctttatttatttttcttgcctgGATGATACCAGGTGTATGCAGTTTTGGAATAATTTATTCCAAATCTAATGAACAAGGACTTGAAGATGTGTTGGCTATATTAACATGTGAAGGTGGGTGCCTACTGTTATATAACAAATTATGGGCATTGCTGGGTCCGCTTATATTTATTGCACCATGTGTAGTTATGATTGGGATCTACACTAAAATTTTTTGTGTTGCTAAAAGGCAAGCAAAAATTGCAAACAACAGGGAAAGAAAAATTCTTTCTGATGAAGACAATAAAATGCGAGTCACCcagaaaagagaacaaaaagcTGCCAAAACACTGGGAATAATTATGggcatttttttattatgctgGCTACCATTTTTCATTGATATTGCAGTTGATGTTTATGTTGATTTTTCCACACCTATGGCAATTTCCGAGACAATAACATGGCTAGGCTATGTTAATTCTGCTTTCAATCCACTAATATATGCCCTCTTCTATCCATGGTTTCGGAAGGCACTGAAGATGATTGTTACAGGCAGAATATTTAGCTCTGGTTCTTCAGATATTCAGCTTTATACTCAATAA
- the LOC114649483 gene encoding trace amine-associated receptor 4-like, which produces MNVSQEPVEYCFENVVKSCVKVSRPVSLKAVLYFLLVFTILITVFGNLLVMISISHFKQLHSPNNVLVLSLANTDFLLGLLVLPFSTMRAVETCWYLGSFFCRLHTTIDLLLCTVSIYHLCFIAIDRYYAVCDPLHYTTKINYKVISLFIALAWIIPGLYSFGVIYSKVNDQGLEDVVVMMTCEGGCLLLFNKLWALLDPLNFIAPCVVMIGIYAKIFKVAKKQSKILNKEGKSLSEEDNKRRANQNREHKAAKTLGIIMGIFLVCWLPFFFDVAIDVYINFSTPPVVVEAVTWLGYVNSAFNPLIYAFFYPWFRKALKLIVTGKIFRTGSSNFQLISQ; this is translated from the coding sequence atgAACGTATCACAAGAACCTGTAGAGTACTGCTTTGAAAATGTTGTGAAATCTTGTGTAAAGGTCTCTAGACCTGTAAGTCTTAAAGCAGTTCTGTATTTCTTGCTTGTTTTCACCATTCTGATCACTGTGTTTGGTAACCTATTAGTTATGATTTCAATTTCTCACTTTAAACAGCTCCATTCACCCAACAATGTATTAGTGCTTTCTTTAGCAAATACAGATTTCTTGTTGGGATTGCTTGTGCTGCCATTTAGCACAATGAGAGCTGTTGAAACTTGCTGGtatttgggttcttttttttgcaGACTGCATACAACTATTGATTTGTTACTTTGTACTGTCTCTATTTACCACTTGTGTTTTATTGCAATTGATCGCTACTATGCAGTGTGTGATCCACTTCActacacaacaaaaataaactataaagttatttctttgtttattgctCTAGCCTGGATAATCCCAGGTTTATACAGTTTTGGAGTAATTTACTCCAAAGTTAATGACCAAGGACTGGAAGATGTGGTGGTCATGATGACATGTGAAGGTGGGTGCTTACTGTTGTTTAATAAATTATGGGCACTGCTGGATCCATTAAATTTTATAGCTCCTTGTGTAGTTATGATTGGGATTTATGCAAAAATTTTTAAAGTTGCtaaaaagcaatcaaaaatcCTCAACAAGGAAGGGAAGAGTCTTTCTGAAGAAGATAATAAAAGGAGAGCTAACCAAAACAGAGAGCATAAAGCAGCCAAAACACTTGGCATAATCATGGGCATTTTTTTAGTGTGTTGGCTACCATTTTTCTTTGATGTTGCAATTGATGTTTATATCAATTTTTCCACACCACCGGTTGTTGTTGAAGCCGTTACATGGCTTGGTTACGTTAATTCAGCGTTTAATCCATTAATATATGCTTTTTTCTATCCATGGTTCCGCAAGGCATTGAAGTTGATTGTTACAGGCAAAATATTTAGGACAGGTTCATCAAATTTTCAGCTTATTTCTCAATAA
- the LOC114649485 gene encoding trace amine-associated receptor 13c-like, with protein MNSTFISADSVEHCFQNVNTSCVKVSRSASVKIVMYFVLVLAVLVTICGNLVVVISISHFKQLHSPNNFLVLSLATTDLLLGLCVLPFSVIRTVETCWYLGSFFCRLHACMDMLFSTVSIYHLWFIAIDRYYAVCNPLLYTTKISIKVIYMFIMLAWILPSIYSFGLIYSKTNDQGLEDLVAILSCEGGCLLLFNKLWSVLESLTFFVPCFIMIGIYAKIFRVAQKQAKTIHNIQNKIKTQEEKKRKVNEKREQKAAKALGILMGVFLICWLPYFIDLLIDGNINYVTPAFVFDGLAWLGYVNSAFNPLIYAFFYPWFRKALKLILTFKIFTSNSSKIKLYS; from the coding sequence ATGAATTCAACATTTATATCTGCAGACTCTGTAGAACACTGTTTTCAAAATGTGAACACGTCCTGTGTAAAAGTTTCCAGGTCAGCTAGTGTTAAAATTGTTATGTATTTTGTGTTAGTGTTggctgttcttgtcacaatttgtGGAAATCTTGTTGTGGTCATCTCGATTTCACATTTCAAGCAGCTACATTCGCCCAATAATTTTCTTGTTCTTTCTCTGGCAACGACTGATCTTTTGCTAGGATTGTGTGTGTTACCTTTTAGTGTCATCAGAACTGTTGAAACCTGTTGGTATTTAGGTTCTTTTTTCTGTAGGTTACATGCGTGTATGGATATGCTTTTTTCTACCGTTTCCATTTACCATTTGTGGTTTATTGCAATCGATAGGTATTATGCTGTGTGCAATCCACTGCTTTACACAACCAAAATCAGCATTAAAGTTATTTACATGTTTATAATGCTTGCATGGATTTTACCAAGTATATACAGCTTTGGCTTAATTTATTCTAAAACCAATGACCAAGGTCTTGAAGATCTGGTTGCAATATTGTCATGTGAAGGTGGTTGTCTTTTGCTATTTAATAAACTCTGGTCAGTGTTGGAATCACTAACATTTTTTGTACCATGCTTTATAATGATAGGGATTTATGCAAAGATTTTCAGAGTTGCCCAAAAACAAGCTAAAACAATAcacaatattcaaaacaaaattaaaacacaagaagaaaagaaaaggaaagtaaaTGAGAAGAGGGAACAAAAAGCTGCAAAGGCACTGGGAATCTTAATGGgtgtatttttaatttgctgGTTGCCGTATTTTATTGATCTTTTAATTGATGGCAATATCAATTATGTAACTCCTGCATTTGTGTTTGATGGCTTAGCCTGGCTGGGCTATGTTAATTCTGCTTTCAATCCTTTGATTTATGCATTTTTCTACCCCTGGTTTCGCAAAGCACTGAAactcattttgacttttaaaatatttacttctaATTCATCAAAGATTAAGCTGTATTCTTAG